From a single Paramormyrops kingsleyae isolate MSU_618 chromosome 14, PKINGS_0.4, whole genome shotgun sequence genomic region:
- the tpp1 gene encoding tripeptidyl-peptidase 1, whose translation MLPLVPVFVLFCCRPVWSAHLEHDQDTSIPEGWTHAGRVASSDRVELTFALRQQNVDKLRGLLESVSDPDSVQYGKFLTLEEVSSLVRPSELTQKAVWGWLRSHGVTDCRTVLTDDFLQCDMTIQAAESLLPGSRFFRYVRGQHALVRSPAPYSVPDDLAQHLDFVGGVHRFPAKLEAVSRAWTNGQRPEAGFHLGVTPIILRSRYNLTASDVGCAENNSQAVAQFLEQFYHPADLAEFMALFAGGFKHMSQVARVVGTQGGGKAGLEASLDVEYIMSTGANISTWVFTNPGRHESQEPFLQWMLLLSNMSSVPWVHTISYGDDEDSLAASYMTRINTEFMKAGVRGISMLFASGDSGAGCRQLSKGSNAFRPSFPASSPYVTTVGGTSFKNPFKVTYEVTDYISGGGFSNVFPMPDYQVNAVNAYLKAVQALPPKTYFNTSGRAYPDIAALSDNYWVVSNRVPIPWVSGTSASTPVVGGMLSLINDKRFLKGLPALGFLNPRLYKLKGQALFDVTEGCHLGCLDEQVEGKGFCAAPAWDPVTGWGTPNYPSLLAALMD comes from the exons ATGCTGCCTCT GGTACCTGTGTTTGTCTTGTTTTGCTGTCGTCCCGTTTGGAGCGCCCACTTGGAGCATGATCAGGACACTTC GATACCTGAGGGATGGACCCACGCTGGAAGGGTAGCCAGTTCAGATCGGGTGGAGCTGACCTTCGCTTTAAGGCAGCAGAATGTGGACAAGTTGAGGGGGCTGCTGGAGAGCGTGTCAGACCCAGATTCGGTACAATATG GGAAGTTCCTAACCTTGGAGGAAGTGTCCTCCCTCGTGCGACCCTCGGAGCTGACGCAGAAGGCGGTGTGGGGCTGGCTGCGCAGCCATGGGGTCACAGACTGCCGGACTGTGCTCACAGATGACTTCCTGCAGTGTGACATGACGATTCA GGCGGCTGAGTCGCTGCTCCCCGGAAGCCGCTTCTTCCGCTACGTCAGGGGCCAGCATGCCTTGGTGCGCTCACCGGCTCCGTACTCCGTCCCCGATGACCTGGCTCAGCACCTGGACTTCG TGGGTGGAGTGCACCGGTTTCCGGCCAAGCTGGAGGCCGTCAGCAGAGCCTGGACCAATGGGCAGCGTCCGGAGGCGGGCTTCCACCTGGGGGTGACGCCCATCATCCTGAGGAGCCGCTACAACCTGACGGCGTCGGACGTGGGCTGTGCGGAGAACAATAGCCAAGCTGTGGCTCAG TTTCTGGAGCAGTTCTACCACCCAGCGGACCTGGCTGAGTTCATGGCCCTCTTTGCTGGGGGGTTCAAGCACATGTCCCAGGTGGCCCGTGTGGTGGGCACCCAGGGGGGTGGCAAGGCAGGGCTGGAGGCCAGCCTGGACGTTGAATACATCATGAGCACGGGGGCCAACATCTCCACGTGGGTCTTCACCAACCCAG GTCGTCACGAGTCCCAGGAGCCCTTCCTGCAGTGGATGCTGCTGCTTAGCAACATGTCGTCCGTGCCCTGGGTCCACACGATCAGCTACGGTGACGACGAGGACAGCCTGGCAGCCTCCTACATGACGCGCATCAACACCGAGTTCATGAAGGCCGGGGTCAGGGGCATCTCCATGCTCTTCGCCTCTG GTGACAGCGGGGCAGGATGCAGACAGCTGTCTAAAGGGAGCAACGCCTTCAGGCCGAGCTTTCCAGCGTCAAG TCCCTATGTGACAACCGTGGGTGGGACGTCTTTCAAGAACCCTTTCAAAGTGACCTATGAGGTCACAGATTACATCAGCGGGGGCGGCTTCAGTAACGTTTTCCCGATGCCGGACTACCAG GTTAATGCCGTTAATGCTTATCTGAAAGCCGTACAAGCCCTGCCTCCCAAAACGTACTTCAACACCAGCGGCAGGGCCTATCCTGACATTGCGGCCCTTTCAGACAACTACTGGGTGGTATCCAACAGGGTGCCGATCCCGTGGGTGTCTGGCACATCG GCTTCCACTCCTGTAGTTGGTGGGATGCTGTCCCTCATAAATGACAAGCGCTTCCTCAAGGGGCTGCCTGCCCTGGGCTTCCTCAACCCTCGCCTGTACAAGCTGAAAGGACAGGCTCTCTTCGAC GTGACCGAAGGATGCCACCTGGGCTGTCTGGACGAACAGGTAGAAGGGAAGGGTTTCTGTGCCGCTCCGGCGTGGGATCCAGTTACAGGCTGGGGAACACCCAACTATCCCTCTCTGCTGGCAGCTCTCATGGACTAA
- the yy1a gene encoding transcriptional repressor protein YY1a isoform X1, producing the protein MASGDTLYIETDGSEMPAEIVELHEIEVETIPVETIETTVVGGDDDDEHHQPMIALQPLVTDDPNQVHHHQEVILVQTREEVVGGDDSDLRADDGFEDQILIPVPVPAAEEEYIEQTLVTVAGKSSSAGRMKKGGGGSGKKAGKKSYLSAAEASGRKWEQKQVQIKTLEGEFSVTMWASDDKKDIDHETVVEEQIIGENSPPDYSEYMTGKKLPPGGIPGIDLSDPKQLAEFARMNIRGKNGLGVGWLTGDPTLEEADRLTVLTPPLHHRMKPRKIKEDDAPRTIACPHKGCTKMFRDNSAMRKHLHTHGPRVHVCAECGKAFVESSKLKRHQLVHTGEKPFQCTFEGCGKRFSLDFNLRTHVRIHTGDRPYVCPFDGCNKKFAQSTNLKSHILTHAKAKNNQ; encoded by the exons ATGGCATCGGGCGACACGCTCTACATCGAAACAGACGGCTCAGAGATGCCGGCTGAGATAGTCGAACTCCACGAAATAGAAGTGGAGACCATACCGGTGGAGACCATCGAGACGACGGTGGTCGGCGGAGACGATGACGACGAGCACCACCAGCCCATGATCGCCCTACAGCCGCTAGTCACAGACGATCCGAACCAGGTTCACCATCACCAAGAGGTGATCTTAGTGCAGACACGGGAAGAGGTAGTCGGTGGAGACGACTCAGACCTCCGTGCGGATGACGGTTTCGAGGACCAAATCCTTATACCCGTCCCGGTCCCTGCAGCCGAGGAGGAATATATCGAGCAGACTCTGGTTACCGTAGCCGGGAAGAGCTCTTCGGCGGGCAGAATGAAGAAAGGGGGAGGCGGCAGTGGGAAGAAAGCGGGTAAAAAAAGCTACCTTAGTGCAGCAGAGGCCAGCGGAAGAAAATGGGAACAGAAACAAGTGCAAATAAAGACTCTGGAAGGGGAGTTTTCAGTTACAATGTGGGCATCAG ATGACAAAAAGGACATCGACCATGAGACTGTGGTGGAGGAGCAGATAATTGGGGAGAACTCCCCCCCGGATTACTCTGAGTACATGACAGGGAAAAAACTCCCCCCGGGGGGCATCCCCGGCATCGACCTCTCAGACCCCAAACAGCTGGCAGAGTTTGCCAG GATGAATATTAGGGGTAAAAATGGACTGGGGGTAGGGTGGCTGACAGGAGATCCCACCCTGGAAGAGGCTGACAGACTGACCGTTCTCACCCCACCCCTCCACCACAGGATGAAGCCACGGAAAATAAAGGAGGACGACGCACCTCGTACGATAGCGTGCCCCCACAAG GGATGTACGAAGATGTTCAGGGACAACTCGGCAATGAGGAAGCACTTGCACACTCACGGGCCACGTGTCCACGTGTGTGCGGAATGCGGCAAAGCCTTCGTGGAGAGCTCCAAGCTGAAGCGACACCAGCTCGTTCACACCGGCGAGAAGCCTTTCCAG TGTACGTTTGAGGGCTGTGGAAAGCGGTTTTCCCTGGACTTTAATTTGCGCACCCATGTGCGGATCCACACCGGAGACCGCCCCTACGTCTGCCCCTTCGACGGCTGCAATAAGAAGTTCGCCCAGTCCACCAACCTGAAGTCCCACATCCTAACACACGCTAAAGCCAAAAACAACCAGTGA
- the yy1a gene encoding transcriptional repressor protein YY1a isoform X2 has product MASGDTLYIETDGSEMPAEIVELHEIEVETIPVETIETTVVGGDDDDEHHQPMIALQPLVTDDPNQVHHHQEVILVQTREEVVGGDDSDLRADDGFEDQILIPVPVPAAEEEYIEQTLVTVAGKSSSAGRMKKGGGGSGKKAGKKSYLSAAEASGRKWEQKQVQIKTLEGEFSVTMWASDDKKDIDHETVVEEQIIGENSPPDYSEYMTGKKLPPGGIPGIDLSDPKQLAEFARMKPRKIKEDDAPRTIACPHKGCTKMFRDNSAMRKHLHTHGPRVHVCAECGKAFVESSKLKRHQLVHTGEKPFQCTFEGCGKRFSLDFNLRTHVRIHTGDRPYVCPFDGCNKKFAQSTNLKSHILTHAKAKNNQ; this is encoded by the exons ATGGCATCGGGCGACACGCTCTACATCGAAACAGACGGCTCAGAGATGCCGGCTGAGATAGTCGAACTCCACGAAATAGAAGTGGAGACCATACCGGTGGAGACCATCGAGACGACGGTGGTCGGCGGAGACGATGACGACGAGCACCACCAGCCCATGATCGCCCTACAGCCGCTAGTCACAGACGATCCGAACCAGGTTCACCATCACCAAGAGGTGATCTTAGTGCAGACACGGGAAGAGGTAGTCGGTGGAGACGACTCAGACCTCCGTGCGGATGACGGTTTCGAGGACCAAATCCTTATACCCGTCCCGGTCCCTGCAGCCGAGGAGGAATATATCGAGCAGACTCTGGTTACCGTAGCCGGGAAGAGCTCTTCGGCGGGCAGAATGAAGAAAGGGGGAGGCGGCAGTGGGAAGAAAGCGGGTAAAAAAAGCTACCTTAGTGCAGCAGAGGCCAGCGGAAGAAAATGGGAACAGAAACAAGTGCAAATAAAGACTCTGGAAGGGGAGTTTTCAGTTACAATGTGGGCATCAG ATGACAAAAAGGACATCGACCATGAGACTGTGGTGGAGGAGCAGATAATTGGGGAGAACTCCCCCCCGGATTACTCTGAGTACATGACAGGGAAAAAACTCCCCCCGGGGGGCATCCCCGGCATCGACCTCTCAGACCCCAAACAGCTGGCAGAGTTTGCCAG GATGAAGCCACGGAAAATAAAGGAGGACGACGCACCTCGTACGATAGCGTGCCCCCACAAG GGATGTACGAAGATGTTCAGGGACAACTCGGCAATGAGGAAGCACTTGCACACTCACGGGCCACGTGTCCACGTGTGTGCGGAATGCGGCAAAGCCTTCGTGGAGAGCTCCAAGCTGAAGCGACACCAGCTCGTTCACACCGGCGAGAAGCCTTTCCAG TGTACGTTTGAGGGCTGTGGAAAGCGGTTTTCCCTGGACTTTAATTTGCGCACCCATGTGCGGATCCACACCGGAGACCGCCCCTACGTCTGCCCCTTCGACGGCTGCAATAAGAAGTTCGCCCAGTCCACCAACCTGAAGTCCCACATCCTAACACACGCTAAAGCCAAAAACAACCAGTGA